The Rhizobium leguminosarum region TCTCCAAGCGCGTCGCAAAGGCCGCCTCCTGAAAGGGACAGGTGGCGGGTGCTGGTGAGGCGGGCCGAATGGCATATGAGGCTGCCGACCTCTGCCAGATTGACGCCCGACTGTATAAGCCGCAGTCTGCTGATCATCGCAGTGGCACCATCCCTGCCTGCACGAAGGCCGAAAGCCAACATTCCCGAGCCACCTGACATCTGCCTGCGAGCGATGGAATGGTTCGGATGAGATGGAAGAAAGGGATATCTCACCCACGCCACCGCCGGATGGGTTTCCAATGTCAGCGCGATCGCATGGGCGGCGGAACTGTGCCGGTCCATCCTGAGAGCAAGTGTTTTCACGCCACGAAGGATGAGGAACGAAGCCTGCGGTGAGATCACGGTCGCCTCAGGAAAACGAAGGTTGGTTTCCCGCAGTTTGTGAATGATTGCGGTGTCTCCCAGCAGGGCACCGCCGAGTGTGTCGCCATGACCGTTGATGTATTTGGTAAGCGATTGCAGGACAATATCGGCGCCGTGCTCAATCGGGCGCTGCAAGGCTGGCGAAGCGAATGTGCTGTCAACGACGATCTTGAGGCCGCAGGAACGACCGCATTCTGCGATTGCAGCAATGTCGAGAATGTCGCCAAGAGGATTTGTCGGCGTATCAAAATAAATGAGACGCGTTCGAGGCGTCACCGCATGGCAGATGTTTGCGGGAAGCGACAGGTCAACCGGGACCATTGTGATGCCGGCCCGCGTTAGCGTCTTCTCCATCAGAGCGGCCGTATCGGTACAAACTTGCCTGTGGACGATCATCTCGTCGCCTTCGGAGAGAAGCGCCAGTGCGAGCATATTGAAGGCGGCCAACCCTGATGAAAGCACCAAGCCGGCCTCGGCTCCTTCGAGGCGAGCCAACGTCTTCTCGAGCATGTCCGTCGCTGAGTGGGCGTTGTTGTCCGCACCGCTGATTTTTCTGACCGATTGAGCGGGATGGTTCAATGACAGGTCGACTGGTTGGTGGATAGCACGCGTCGAGAATCCGAGTTCGTCGAACTCCGGATCGGCCGCATCTAACTCATCGCGATCTCGCATGAACTTGTACCTCATCGGTGGACTAGACCAATCGATCTCTGTTCCAAACAGTATTCGAATATCAGCTGCTGCGGCCATCGAGTCGGCGCTCATTGAGGTGCGCCAGTGGAGATGAGCGTGACCATCCATGTGGTGTTAGGCTCACGGTGTTCGACTTCAGGAGACGGCCGGTGCATGCGGCAACGTTTTTGCTCCGCCAACCCAAAAGTGCTTCGGTCCGACCTCAAGCAGC contains the following coding sequences:
- a CDS encoding trans-sulfuration enzyme family protein, which produces MSADSMAAAADIRILFGTEIDWSSPPMRYKFMRDRDELDAADPEFDELGFSTRAIHQPVDLSLNHPAQSVRKISGADNNAHSATDMLEKTLARLEGAEAGLVLSSGLAAFNMLALALLSEGDEMIVHRQVCTDTAALMEKTLTRAGITMVPVDLSLPANICHAVTPRTRLIYFDTPTNPLGDILDIAAIAECGRSCGLKIVVDSTFASPALQRPIEHGADIVLQSLTKYINGHGDTLGGALLGDTAIIHKLRETNLRFPEATVISPQASFLILRGVKTLALRMDRHSSAAHAIALTLETHPAVAWVRYPFLPSHPNHSIARRQMSGGSGMLAFGLRAGRDGATAMISRLRLIQSGVNLAEVGSLICHSARLTSTRHLSLSGGGLCDALGDDVIRCSVGLEDAEDLIEDILEALDFG